CTGTCTGGAAGCGCGGAGACACCGATTGGTCATCGTTTACTAGGGAGCGAATTCGTACTTCGAATTCGCTTCCCGTCGGTTTAGGTATAGCTCCCGCGATCTCGGGGCCGGTCGGGTTGCTCGAAGAGGCCGAGCGTTCTAATCATGAAGAACCTACCTCTCCGGAAGAGGTTATTACTCGTCCTAATACGAGTCGTTCTGAGAGGTGCTCGTTCCGGAGCTCACTCATAACCCGGGCGTCTGCTTCGAGGAAGACGCCAGTGGATCCTACCCCGCTATCTTTGAGCTCCGAGTCGGAGGAGGATGTGCCAGCTCGCGAGCACGGGTCTGATTCGCGAAGTGCTTCACCGAGACCGTCGCAACCTGCTTCCAAGACGTCTAAGAGACGGAGAGTAGGGAGGAGCGATCATTCCCCTCTATATGAGACCAGTTCTGGTCCCAAACATGATGGGACTAGCTCTCAAGGCTTTGGGGTGGCGCTCTTTTCTTCCTTGGAGGAAGAAAATGCTTATACCAAGGTCGCCGAAGCGAATGCCAGGGTTTGATCTAAGCgaattgttattttattactGATTCCTGCCTTTATTGCATCattttttctgattatatttacTTCCAGGTCATGGAGGCTTGTAACGACCTCGTTCTGAAGATGGCGGAGCGTACAGGGACCTCTCAGAGAGATGTGGAGATTGATCGGATCTCCCTTGACTTCAAGAGGATCTCTACTGAACTCGAGATCGCCAAGCGGGAGAACAAGGAGGAGGTTGAGAAGATCAACTCCATGATGGCAGAGTGGGTGAAAGTTTGTGATGAGAAGTCGGCTTTAGAAGTCGAGGTCGCTGCTCACCAGACCAAAATTGCGAGGCTTGAAGCTGAGAGGGACAGAGATGTTCGCTCCGCTCGTCTTGAGATGTCGCGTCAGTACGCGGAGATTCTGAGGTCTTTAGAAGAGAAGTGGTCCAACAAGGACAGGGAGATGGCGGCTAGAATTCAGCTTCAGGAGGTGGTCGCCAACATTGACCTTCTGAACGAGATCAAAGAGGGTAGCTGCGACGTTGATGGGGAGTTGGCTCACTTGCAAGATTTGGAGAGAGACTGTGAAGCGGCCGTTGAGTCCTGTCCCTCCTCGAGCTGGACTATCTCCGAGCTTGATCTTCCGCAAGTGCCGGAGGAGTTGGACCTCGGGAGGCCGTCAAACGCGGGAGGCGATGTTGGcccttaattttctttttcttttgattttgctTTTTGTTGGATAACTATGTCATTGCGGATATCCTTATTTTTCCGGGATTTTGTGGGTTCAAATTTGAATTGTTAGGATATTATCTGTTTCTCTTTCGATGAGAATATTTTGGTGTTTCGGATTTATTAAAAATCTTTCGGTTAAGATACTTGTTGCACTTCGTTCTTTATAAGACCACGAAGTTTCTTACTTGGGTTTTATCCGAGCAACCTGCGACATCTCTATTCTCCCTTCAACTTAAGCGATTATGTCAACAAGAAGATCGAATCCTCGTGAGGCCGATAAGCCGAGAAGACGAGTTGGCAGCATCGGTGTGGAAAGGATTCGATCCGTTGATGTTAGTGAGGCTCTTACTGAGGTCCTTCGTGAAGAAACCCGAATTCCCCAGGTTCCTTCTAGGCAGGAGGATAAGGAATCTGGCGGCAAGGACTCGGCCACTCGCGTGAAGTCGAGTAGTCCTACTGGCTCGGAGGGTCGCGAGCGTCCCTCTAAGAAGGCGAAGACGAATGGTTCTGATCATCGCCATAGTTCTTTTGGCGATGGGGCTGCGAAGCCGTTCCATTGGCAATTTACACATTCCAAGGATTGTCCGATCACGGAGGATCCGGATAGTGTGGCTCATTTGGTGAGGCACTTTAAGCCTGCTGGTTGCCCACTTCCTTCTCTTCGGAATATGACCGAGCGCGAGGCTTATGTCAAGATGGCGGTGGCACATGCCAAGGTCGGTTTGCTTAACTTTTTGTACGCCTTTGTCCGAACTTGTCCTGACTTTTCATGATTTTATAGGCTATGGAGGCTAACAATGAATTCGCGGCGACCTTGGAGCGACACCTGCAAGATGTTCCGCGATCTGACGAGCTCCTCGAAGTTAAAAGGGTCATGAGGGAGCTGAAGTCAAATCTGAAGCTATTGCGGGAGCGTGATCACACCAATGCCGATCGTTTGTCTGTTGCAGAAGAATCGGAGAGCCGAATTGCTTTGCTTGAAGCTCTTCTTCGCATTGCAGAAAACGAGAGGAAGTCGACTCTTGAACGAGTTTCTTTGCTTGAGTCGCAGGTAGAGTCAAACGCTTCGAAGCATGCCGATGCTCTCCGAAGTTCGATTCGTGAGGCCAAGAAAGGCTTGGCTGATGATTATCAGGGCGTTCTGAGGTCTCTGAAGGAGAAATGGGAAGGCGAACGGTCCAAGATCGATGATGAGCTCCAGCTTGGGGAGGTTGTCGTGAGGATAGATCTTCTGAAGGAGATAATGGGCAAGAATCTATTGGCCTTTGGTGACGCGAAGCGTTCTGGAGAGAAGGAAGTCGAGCTCGGAGGGTTCGATGTGTCTGTGATGACCGAAGGGCTGGATCTTCCCCATGATTCGGAAGATTACTTCGCCAAAGGGGCTTTTGATGGCGATGGGGCGAAGCAAATGGATGGATGCTTTGGAGATGGAGATTTCGACGTCGGAGAGTAGTTTGTAGGAAGCCGCTCTCCTTTAATTGTTTTTCATGTGTTGTCTTTTTCTATTATATGCATCTGTTATTGAATTCAAAAAAGAGATGAGTTTGAACGCTTCGTATTTTTTTTGAAGGATagagttttgatttatttttgaacttttgatcgAAGAGAGTTGATACTCCGTCGATGCCTTGTTGGCGCAGATTGAGGTTTTAATTAAAACCGATATGCCGCGTTTTCCAGCGGGACCGAAATGTGCTCAGAGACTTGATCAGGGCCTTGAGTTTACATTTAGTCGTTTAGTAAGAGAATTATATGGTGGTAAAACTTGTGTTTTGAGTACGATGAATCTTAAAAAGATTGCTTCTTGATAATTTTGAACtgttaattttattacaatCGAATTCTTGTTGAAAGAAAGTCTGTGTAATGGGGTCCTCGACTTGGATAGGTCGCTTGTTGCTGCGGGGTGCTCCCTTCTTGTTTTTAATGTTGGGAGGTGACTGAACTCGTGTcgcgagctgcctacgtacccttagGAAGGGATCAAGTCTTAACGTAGTTCAATTGTTTCCCCTTAGTTAAGGGTCGTTTTGGCTTTTGATCGTGTACGAGTATTCGTACGGTCTTTGTCGGGGTATCTATTTTGGTCTAAGGGAGTGGCTCGATATCTTTGAAGCTCGCGAGGTAGCATGTCCGAGAGCTTCTCTGACTTCCGCGAATGGTTTCAATACCTTTCGGGGTTGGGAATTTCAAGCATTGGTGGTAAGTTGATGGTACTGCTGTCATACTGTATAGCCATGGTCTTCCTAGGATAGCATTGAACGGTCTATTTCGATGAACTCCACGATTTTCCTAACGTCTCCGGCGGTGACTGTGAGCTCGATAGATCCTAGGGAGTAAGTTGTTTCTCCTGCGAATCCGATGAGAGGAGTTGGTTCTTGTCTTGGTGAAACCCATTCGTTTGAAGGCATCGTAGAATAGGACGTCGGCTGAACTTCCGGTGTCGATCATGATTCGTGAGAGCTCGCACCCTCCGACATCGAGTAGTAGAACGAGGGCGTCGTCGTGTGGTTGATCGAGGTCTGCGGTTTCGTTCTCGTCAAATGTAATTTCGTGGTCAGGGCCGGACAGGGGTTCTTGGATCTTAGAGGTCTTTCGGCTCTCCGCTGGTGGGCCTTGATTGAGTTGAAGGAGTTGCAAAATTTTGACCCTCCATATATGAAATCGGTACGTCGCATGATCCGACTATTTATGGTGGGGGGGGAGCCATTTCTTTCTCCATGCGGACTGGTATTGTCTTTGCCCCCAGACAGCTTGTAGTTGGGCTGCTACGTGCTGTTTTTATTTCCGTTCCTGAGTTCATATGGCCTCATTTCCTCTAAGTGCTTTCTGAGTTCTGTGAATTTTTCGGCCGGTTTTGGCTTGATCGGCTGTTTTTTTGGTACAAGCTCGAATTCCTCATGGAGTCGGGGGATTTGTATGGTGATTGTTATGCTTCCTTGCGTCGAGGTCGCCATCATACCCTGGACGTTGTATCGATCTCGCCTGTTTGTGCTTAGCGAGATCATGTCGACCCGCTTTTTGGGAGCAGGTGGTGGCGAGTTTGGTGACTCAGCCTCTACTTCCCGAGCCCTTTTGTGGGAAGACGATTTCggctttttgttattttttggaGTCTAAGGGAGTTCGTCCTCTTGGgagtttcttcttcctcctttctctcttttttcgCGCAAAGCAGCGCGGCATTCCTCAGTGGAATGTCCTTTCCGTTTGTGGAAATCGCAATGCTTATTTAGATCGAAAGTCGACGACCTATTTTTCGTGGAGTTGTCTATTGCGTAAGAATGTTGGCCTTTGGTCGGTGCTTCTTTAGTTGTCGAGGTCTTTTTGCTGGCGGCATTTTTGCTTGCCAAGAATTGCTCTTTCAAGTTAGCTACGTCCTCTTCGTAGGCCGCGAAGTGCGATGCTCGATGCAGCGCGTTGTCTAGTGACACTAGGGCTCTGACCGACATTTCTTCTTTGAATTTAGAAGAGAACCACACACCATTTTTCAGGGCGGCTAGGGCCACCCCGTCGTTTAAGTTTGCGATTTTGGCTTTGATTTCCCTGAATTTGTTTATGTAGGCTCTTAGATGCTCGAAGGGCGCTTGTTTAAGGTTCCATAGATCGGCTTCGGTCGTTCTGGTTTCTATGAACACCGAGTATTGCTTTAGGAACGCCGACACCAGCTGTGTGAAGTTATCAATCGAATTTTCTTCTAGGCCGGCGAACCACTCTAAGGCGGAGCCCGCGAGGTTCTCTGCGAAGAAACGACAGTAGCCCGCTTCTTTTTCATTGTCTTTGAGATGCGTTCTGGATATTGCGAGTCTAAAGGCTCGGATGTGAGCTTTAGGGTCTGAGTTTCCAGAGTATTCGGGGAATTTAATTTTCCCAACGGTGCTTAGCTTCATCCCCGCGATTCTTTCTGTGAAGGAAGTCCTTTGGGTTTCCTCTATAGCAAGGTCGATATCCGGGGCTGCGCTTGTTGCcatattgatatatggtgtttttcacatcattgtatatatggtttcatttgtttcaagtcactaattcgtgtcagtctagtcctttttgaccttttacaggtctggagttagtagaagaaagaagagaaggtgcctgatgaaaagaagtccttttggagcattcctgcggagaacactcaagagaacagtcccgagactgttctctctcaagcggaacaagcagacagAGTGATCCGGACATTGTTCCAgtcgaatatggaaactcctattttgggaattaaagccctgttgccctaatctcttttcttctgattggcgcctccatataaaaacgccatctatctattttctatttttcggacgctagtttttacaagagaacactgagtattttgcgatctgcaacttgtaagggagaagaatccatcctctcatagagaagatgatctgaaccctattgtttcatactctgttcttatgcaattttattcaggatttatgtctttgtttatgtgcatcatgatcgagtagtgaccttgctcgcctagggtttttagggtgttgagacatgagctaaacatagataagcgatccataactgttcttcattcatactgttcttactgctttcattaaactgatcacttgatgttagatcactagtttcatccacctagttaaccgcttaggatgataacttgacatgtattgaatgagcttagtatccctaatcagcgaaagtagatattagggtggtaagtgaactgatcggacctgttctcttaaagcttgcaatcgatcctcatcccaacgacagttaggtggtgagatcgatctgcaaagcgatcactgccacgacagtggagtgctccagctgagtgatccgagttctagaaagcacttcatcgcgcttgaataactgtttggctccaattcaacacccaatgaaataccctaggctagctcttgtttaatcgaatcaatctcgtgtttattgtgcttgtttactatcgcctatttcaaccaaattatatcctcttcttagcttgattctggaACTTATaaaactagagtgtagactggtcctctggacttgaatctcaagtactacaattgcaactgttaacttggcagtagcaaagattcatttttagtgtatcaagttttggcgccgttgcgacggggaccagatttttttttacctctaattttcggtttcatatctagtctaagatatctaattcgtgttattttctttgttgcagctgatgatccaggtgcatgaccagtagacatactcggagcaacgcacaaggaccattgcatcagcttaccaacgaggaactagcaagattggaacgacagaaccgtcaacagccgagatcaacgaacaccaacatgggtgatcatccagatgatctcactgctgcgtttgcactcatgcaacagcagatgcagcagatgcagcagacgatccaagcgcagcaagctgctgccgagcaagctgctgccgagcaagctgctctgaatgctgcgaaccagcagaaccaacaggaggaagtggtccagatcggccagagaaacttactgcgtaatctgcctgctacgcgatctgccataacccctccaccgtgcactaggcaagacttcgagatcaagccagccttgataagtctagtgcaaaggaagatcttcaatggacttcctgctgagataccgatggaccacatcgagcactttgagaagatgtgtggtttcactaaagcgaatggagtaccacccgattacatcaagtgtactctgttccctttctctctcgatgggaaagctgctcgctggcttgattcactacccacaggatcactcaccacttgggaacaagtccgagaggccttcttaaaccacttctacacgaaatcgaagacggcagctctgagacagaagatcgtgaccttcaaacagctggtggacgagccgttctgcgatgcttgggagcgattcaatgtctaccgcagagagtgcccacatcacggcTTTGAGTAAGACTATCTGTTGGGAGTGTTCTatgatggagtaggctgggagtacaggaacactttgaactcagccagtaagggagacttcatgactcagtccactcacggtgcattcgagttgattgagaacatggcctcaagctcagctgataataaccgcgagactgatcacactcagaaggtgaagagcattgataacagcaagattgatgagctctctgccaaggtcgatcagctgattaagagtaaccagaaccaggtcttcatcatggaagaatccccacaggataaagctaccgcggaaggcacatcagaggcagatcagtcggctgaggatcagcatgaagtgagttatgtgaatgggcaaggatggcagttcaagaactatcacccgaaccctaacgtgaggaacaatccccacctgttcaatgcccctaaaccagacgataaagctcaaggaaaccagggtcagaacagtggataccaaaggccttatggcaatcagggaagaacctttgtccttaacccagctcagaatgcccagttccacagccagaaacagccggttaatcagcaggctgcacaaccggctcagactgctccgaatgatgacatgaagagcctcgccaacatgatgagccaactgctccaaggacagcatatccaagggaaagcactgaaccaggtcacaaacgacatcaacaccaggatgaatcatatgttcaatgacctgagtgtgaagtatgacaatgtctcaagccatatgagacagatggatattcagattgctcagactgctgagagtgtgaagagacagcaaggaactctccctggaaaaacagacaagaaccccaaggagtgcaatgcagtaggtctaaggagtggaaagcaactgcctgatctagacccaaggagattcacatcggctgag
The sequence above is drawn from the Raphanus sativus cultivar WK10039 chromosome 7, ASM80110v3, whole genome shotgun sequence genome and encodes:
- the LOC130498125 gene encoding uncharacterized protein LOC130498125 produces the protein MSSFSFPSPTIKQEHIEKLYSAFGVDHAVLLEILADLGISLTQLCPNLLRHLLAILVRAREEMLLFELEELHSLYLIKRNQKNPGTFLASPRPGLHVIGGAPYRDDQWRDQFFVFKVDSSTVGDFDFSLLPRHWAETIAHPRVSPVSDQLRGMVAVWKRGDTDWSSFTRERIRTSNSLPVGLGIAPAISGPVGLLEEAERSNHEEPTSPEEVITRPNTSRSERCSFRSSLITRASASRKTPVDPTPLSLSSESEEDVPAREHGSDSRSASPRPSQPASKTSKRRRVGRSDHSPLYETSSGPKHDGTSSQGFGVALFSSLEEENAYTKVAEANARVMEACNDLVLKMAERTGTSQRDVEIDRISLDFKRISTELEIAKRENKEEVEKINSMMAEWVKVCDEKSALEVEVAAHQTKIARLEAERDRDVRSARLEMSRQYAEILRSLEEKWSNKDREMAARIQLQEVVANIDLLNEIKEGSCDVDGELAHLQDLERDCEAAVESCPSSSWTISELDLPQVPEELDLGRPSNAGGDVGP
- the LOC130498126 gene encoding uncharacterized protein LOC130498126 → MATSAAPDIDLAIEETQRTSFTERIAGMKLSTVGKIKFPEYSGNSDPKAHIRAFRLAISRTHLKDNEKEAGYCRFFAENLAGSALEWFAGLEENSIDNFTQLVSAFLKQYSVFIETRTTEADLWNLKQAPFEHLRAYINKFREIKAKIANLNDGVALAALKNGVWFSSKFKEEMSVRALVSLDNALHRASHFAAYEEDVANLKEQFLASKNAASKKTSTTKEAPTKGQHSYAIDNSTKNRSSTFDLNKHCDFHKRKGHSTEECRAALREKREKGGRRNSQEDELP